The proteins below come from a single Arthrobacter crystallopoietes genomic window:
- a CDS encoding nucleoside hydrolase: MTESGAAIRLLVDNDTGIDDALALVYLLSLSHVDIEVLTCTPGNVAVEQVARNNLALLELCGRTGVEVAVGATAPLEIPLTTTPETHGPQGIGYAELPAPEGRVSPHQAVDLWVEAARQHPGELTALLTAPLTNFALALRKEPRLPKLLKRVVIMGGSYYYQGNTTPTAEWNTHVDPHAAAEVFAAFEGEPEDRLPIVCALEMTERIELRPEHVAELGRLAGSAEVELVLPSDPEGQRSTAANPLLRCLSDALRFYFEFHRHYDQGYLAHVHDVFAAAIAAGTVDYRTRPATVHVETGSGLLAGTTVADYRGLWGRKPNARIVSWNDPEATFREVLGSIGALARRLDPAVG, translated from the coding sequence ATGACGGAATCGGGAGCAGCCATCCGGCTGCTGGTGGACAACGACACCGGCATCGACGACGCCCTGGCCCTGGTCTATCTGCTCAGCCTGTCCCATGTTGACATCGAGGTGCTCACCTGCACGCCGGGCAACGTCGCGGTTGAGCAGGTGGCCCGGAACAATCTGGCTCTGCTGGAACTGTGCGGACGGACCGGTGTGGAGGTCGCCGTCGGAGCGACAGCGCCGTTGGAGATTCCCTTGACGACGACGCCGGAAACGCATGGGCCGCAAGGCATCGGATACGCCGAACTGCCGGCACCGGAGGGCCGCGTTTCGCCGCACCAAGCCGTTGACCTCTGGGTGGAGGCAGCGCGGCAACACCCGGGCGAGCTGACCGCCCTGCTGACCGCCCCGCTGACAAACTTCGCGCTGGCACTGCGGAAAGAGCCCCGGCTGCCAAAGCTGCTCAAACGTGTGGTCATCATGGGCGGAAGCTACTACTACCAGGGCAACACCACGCCGACGGCGGAGTGGAACACCCACGTGGACCCGCACGCCGCCGCCGAGGTCTTTGCGGCGTTCGAGGGCGAACCTGAAGACCGCCTGCCGATTGTATGCGCGCTGGAGATGACCGAACGCATCGAGCTGCGCCCTGAACACGTGGCGGAACTGGGACGGCTAGCCGGCAGCGCCGAGGTCGAACTGGTGCTGCCATCGGATCCGGAAGGCCAGCGCAGCACGGCCGCCAATCCCTTGCTGCGCTGCCTCTCCGATGCCCTGCGGTTCTACTTCGAGTTCCACCGCCACTATGACCAGGGCTACCTGGCGCACGTGCACGATGTCTTTGCCGCCGCCATTGCGGCCGGTACGGTCGACTACCGCACACGACCGGCCACGGTACACGTAGAAACGGGATCCGGTCTGCTCGCCGGGACCACTGTCGCGGACTACCGCGGACTGTGGGGCAGGAAGCCCAACGCCCGGATTGTTTCGTGGAACGATCCGGAGGCTACTTTCCGGGAGGTGCTCGGCTCCATCGGAGCGCTGGCCCGGCGGCTGGATCCTGCCGTCGGGTAG
- a CDS encoding energy-coupling factor transporter transmembrane component T family protein — MIRLHPFTGLALAAAAALLTLGADRWWLSLTVTSMAVCLAALAGTAARLMLTAGAVLAPLWLSQLMVHALFDPAGSEVLFAGGPLRLTLEGLTTAGSLGLRTAAFVSVFLLYSLSVDRVELVRAIDAARVPAQLGYIVAATLALVPATAERARAIAQAQAVRGAGEGSGPAGWLRRKRLLAVPLVLSSIQDATERSVQLQLRGFAGGSGRTQLHPVPARTWEKPFGLLVLCLAAAAAVFLASQGGR, encoded by the coding sequence ATGATCCGGCTTCATCCTTTCACCGGGCTCGCCCTGGCCGCCGCAGCCGCGCTGCTTACGTTGGGTGCGGACCGTTGGTGGCTGAGCCTGACCGTCACCAGCATGGCCGTCTGCCTGGCTGCCCTCGCGGGGACGGCCGCCCGGCTGATGCTCACGGCAGGGGCGGTGCTGGCTCCACTTTGGCTTTCGCAGCTGATGGTCCACGCGTTGTTCGATCCCGCCGGCAGCGAGGTGCTCTTCGCCGGCGGCCCCCTCCGGCTGACGCTCGAAGGACTGACGACGGCGGGCAGCCTGGGTCTGCGGACGGCGGCCTTCGTCTCGGTGTTCCTGTTGTATTCGCTGAGCGTTGACCGCGTCGAACTGGTCCGCGCGATCGACGCGGCCCGCGTCCCTGCGCAGCTGGGCTACATTGTTGCAGCGACGCTGGCGCTGGTCCCGGCCACGGCCGAAAGAGCCCGGGCCATCGCCCAGGCGCAAGCCGTGCGAGGGGCCGGCGAGGGCAGCGGCCCGGCCGGCTGGCTGCGCAGGAAACGGCTGCTCGCGGTTCCCCTGGTGCTGTCCAGCATTCAGGATGCCACCGAGCGCTCCGTGCAACTGCAGTTGAGGGGTTTTGCCGGCGGCTCCGGCCGGACGCAGCTTCACCCGGTCCCGGCCAGGACGTGGGAGAAACCCTTCGGGCTCCTGGTGCTGTGCCTGGCCGCGGCAGCGGCGGTGTTCCTGGCTAGCCAGGGAGGCCGCTGA
- a CDS encoding ECF transporter S component gives MSTSLTLPSNAGSTSLRSRILPLLGAAVIAATYLMLVLLQPVEAAAGLSSWPAVTAFAGYLAGAILLLVGVLPQLPPSAVAIIPVGLALNIVLGQFVGSTLVPLYLDSIGTVLVGLLAGRSAGAATGVLGSLVWSLFNPTVLPFAAGAAAIGFLAGTAGRLGVLRRVYWAPVAGFLTGVVAAVLSAPVAAFVYGGTSGAATGALVAMFRAMGDGLLASITKQALISDPADKALAFLVAALLVAALPRRIRLQFPQVQRQASRPGE, from the coding sequence ATGTCCACGTCCCTGACGCTGCCCTCGAACGCCGGCAGCACCTCCCTGCGCTCCCGAATCCTGCCGCTGCTCGGCGCGGCTGTTATTGCCGCCACCTACCTGATGCTGGTCCTGCTCCAGCCGGTGGAAGCGGCCGCCGGCCTGTCCAGCTGGCCCGCCGTCACCGCCTTCGCCGGCTATCTTGCCGGTGCCATCCTGCTGCTGGTCGGCGTCCTGCCGCAGCTGCCGCCCTCGGCGGTGGCCATCATCCCGGTAGGTCTTGCCCTAAACATTGTCCTGGGCCAGTTTGTGGGCAGCACGCTGGTGCCGCTCTACCTGGATTCCATCGGCACCGTCCTGGTGGGTCTGCTGGCCGGCCGTTCAGCCGGCGCCGCCACCGGTGTGCTGGGGTCGCTCGTCTGGTCCCTCTTCAACCCCACGGTGCTGCCCTTTGCCGCTGGCGCCGCGGCCATCGGCTTCCTCGCGGGGACCGCTGGCCGGCTCGGTGTCCTGCGGCGCGTCTACTGGGCGCCGGTGGCAGGTTTCCTGACCGGGGTCGTCGCCGCGGTGCTGTCCGCACCCGTGGCCGCCTTCGTCTACGGCGGCACCTCCGGCGCCGCGACCGGCGCCCTGGTGGCCATGTTCCGCGCCATGGGGGACGGACTCCTGGCTTCCATCACCAAACAGGCATTGATTTCCGATCCGGCCGACAAGGCACTGGCCTTCCTCGTGGCGGCGCTGCTGGTGGCGGCCCTCCCACGACGGATCCGCCTGCAGTTCCCGCAGGTGCAGCGTCAGGCGTCCCGGCCCGGCGAATAG
- a CDS encoding aldo/keto reductase translates to MMEYRRLGASGLTVSAVGLGCNNLGRSGTPTETQDGSTAVVNAAIDAGITLFDVADTYGKTAGLSEEFLGKALGRNREDVIVATKFGMDTHGANRNDFNARGSRRYIVKAAEASLRRLGTEWIDLYQFHTPDPLTPIEETLAALDDLVSSGKVRYIGHSNRAGWQIAEAEFTARMRGYTRFISAQNHYNLLDRRAELEVIPAAQAYGLGVLPYFPLANGLLTGKYKDGKAPEGSRLTHSRTNLLKDADWEQLGAFSRFAADRGLSEIQVAFSWLAAQPAVASVIAGATKPEQVRQNAEAASWQPTDDDLAELDGIFPAAPKVALF, encoded by the coding sequence GTGATGGAATACCGTCGACTGGGCGCTTCAGGACTGACCGTCTCGGCAGTAGGACTCGGCTGCAACAATCTGGGCCGCAGCGGAACCCCCACCGAGACGCAGGACGGATCCACCGCCGTCGTCAATGCAGCGATCGACGCCGGTATCACGCTTTTCGACGTCGCAGACACCTATGGGAAGACCGCCGGTCTAAGCGAGGAATTCCTAGGCAAAGCGCTGGGACGGAACCGCGAGGACGTCATTGTCGCCACGAAGTTCGGCATGGACACGCACGGAGCCAACAGGAACGATTTCAACGCCCGCGGCTCGCGGCGGTACATCGTCAAAGCCGCCGAGGCGTCGCTGCGCAGGCTGGGCACCGAGTGGATCGATCTCTACCAGTTCCACACGCCTGACCCGTTGACGCCGATCGAGGAGACCCTCGCCGCGCTGGATGACCTGGTCAGCAGCGGCAAGGTCCGCTACATCGGGCATTCCAATCGCGCCGGCTGGCAGATTGCGGAGGCCGAGTTCACTGCCCGGATGCGCGGTTACACCCGGTTTATCTCCGCGCAGAACCATTACAACCTGCTGGACCGCCGCGCCGAACTGGAAGTCATCCCCGCGGCGCAGGCTTACGGGCTCGGCGTCCTGCCGTACTTCCCGCTGGCCAACGGGCTGCTGACCGGCAAATACAAGGACGGCAAGGCACCGGAAGGCAGCCGCCTGACCCACTCGCGCACCAACCTACTCAAGGACGCGGATTGGGAACAGCTCGGCGCGTTTTCGCGCTTCGCCGCCGATCGCGGCCTGTCGGAAATCCAGGTGGCCTTCTCCTGGCTGGCGGCACAGCCGGCCGTCGCATCGGTCATAGCCGGTGCCACTAAGCCTGAACAAGTCCGGCAAAACGCCGAAGCCGCTTCCTGGCAGCCCACGGATGATGACCTGGCTGAACTGGACGGGATCTTCCCGGCCGCGCCCAAAGTCGCTCTCTTCTAG
- the argG gene encoding argininosuccinate synthase has protein sequence MAKVLTSLPVGERVGIAFSGGLDTSVAVAWMRDGGAVPCTYTADLGQYDEPDIDAVPGRATEYGAELSRLIDCKPALVEEGLAALACGAFHIRSAGRAYFNTTPLGRAVTGTLLVRAMREDGVDIWGDGSTYKGNDIERFYRYGLLAHPRLRIYKPWLDPRFVSELGGRQEMSEWLTAHNFPYRDSAEKAYSTDANIWGATHEAKTLEHLDTSLEAVQPIMGVAFWRDDVEIATEDVTIRFEAGRPVAINGTEYTDAVALVNEANAIGGRHGLGMSDQIENRIIEAKSRGIYEAPAMALLHIAYERLLNAIHNEDTVASYHAQGRRLGRLMYEGRWLDPQALMLRESLQKWVGSAVTGEVTLRLRRGEDYTILDTSGPSLSYHPDKLSMERVGDAAFGPLDRIGQLTMRNLDIADSRSRLEQYAAQGLVGGPTAELVGALEAGGADEIADTAALDEAGRAADEALDRAAFDAGTD, from the coding sequence ATGGCTAAAGTTTTGACTTCCCTTCCCGTCGGCGAACGTGTCGGCATCGCTTTTTCAGGCGGACTCGATACCTCCGTTGCCGTTGCCTGGATGCGCGATGGCGGCGCGGTTCCCTGCACCTACACTGCCGATCTCGGCCAGTACGACGAACCGGACATTGACGCAGTCCCCGGACGCGCCACCGAATACGGTGCCGAACTCTCCCGGCTGATCGATTGCAAGCCCGCCCTGGTGGAGGAAGGCCTGGCCGCGCTGGCGTGCGGCGCTTTCCACATCCGCAGCGCCGGCCGCGCCTACTTCAACACCACGCCGCTCGGCCGTGCCGTCACCGGCACCTTGCTGGTACGTGCCATGCGCGAGGACGGCGTGGACATCTGGGGCGACGGCTCCACCTACAAGGGCAACGATATCGAGCGCTTCTACCGCTACGGCCTGCTGGCCCACCCGCGGTTGCGCATCTACAAGCCGTGGCTGGACCCGCGGTTCGTCTCGGAACTGGGCGGGCGCCAGGAAATGTCCGAGTGGCTGACCGCGCACAACTTCCCTTACCGCGACTCGGCCGAAAAGGCCTACAGCACGGACGCGAACATTTGGGGCGCTACCCATGAGGCCAAGACCCTGGAGCACCTGGACACCAGCCTTGAAGCGGTACAGCCGATCATGGGCGTGGCATTCTGGCGCGACGACGTGGAGATTGCCACCGAGGACGTCACCATCCGGTTCGAGGCAGGCCGTCCGGTCGCCATCAACGGCACCGAATACACCGACGCCGTGGCCCTGGTCAACGAAGCCAACGCAATCGGCGGCCGCCACGGCCTGGGCATGTCCGACCAGATCGAGAACCGCATCATCGAGGCCAAGTCCCGCGGCATCTACGAAGCACCGGCCATGGCGCTGCTGCACATCGCCTACGAGCGGCTGCTCAACGCCATCCACAACGAGGACACGGTGGCAAGCTACCACGCGCAGGGCCGCCGGCTGGGCCGCCTGATGTATGAAGGCCGCTGGCTGGACCCGCAGGCGCTGATGCTGCGCGAGTCGCTGCAGAAGTGGGTCGGCTCGGCGGTCACCGGCGAGGTTACCCTCCGCCTGCGCCGCGGCGAGGATTACACCATCCTCGACACCAGCGGCCCGTCGCTGAGCTACCACCCGGACAAGCTCTCGATGGAGCGCGTAGGCGACGCCGCCTTCGGTCCGCTGGACCGGATCGGCCAGCTGACCATGCGTAATCTGGACATTGCCGATTCCCGCTCCCGGCTCGAGCAGTACGCCGCCCAGGGCCTGGTGGGCGGCCCGACCGCCGAACTGGTTGGCGCCCTGGAGGCCGGCGGCGCCGACGAGATCGCCGATACCGCCGCGCTCGACGAAGCCGGCCGTGCCGCCGACGAGGCGCTGGACCGCGCAGCGTTCGACGCCGGTACCGACTGA
- a CDS encoding mismatch-specific DNA-glycosylase: MAFTRTELLRYQNTEVPDLLGPGLRLLFVGINPGLWSAATGTHFARPGNRFYPALAAAGITDRIIRAGEGMTEDDRSHLISRAVGITNVVSRASARADELDREELQEGALRLADKVAMLGPRVVAMAGITAYRVGFGRPKAQLGRQPETIGGAELWAVPNPSGLNAHQTVATLAAAYREPALAAGLVPAGNVDR, translated from the coding sequence GTGGCTTTCACACGTACTGAACTGCTCCGCTACCAAAATACCGAGGTTCCGGACCTTCTGGGTCCGGGGCTGCGACTGCTTTTCGTCGGCATCAATCCGGGCCTGTGGTCGGCCGCGACGGGAACACACTTCGCCCGACCCGGAAACCGTTTCTATCCGGCCCTGGCGGCCGCCGGCATCACGGACCGCATCATCCGCGCCGGAGAAGGAATGACGGAGGACGACCGCAGCCACCTCATATCCCGTGCTGTCGGCATCACCAACGTTGTGTCCCGGGCTTCCGCCCGGGCGGACGAGCTGGATCGGGAGGAACTGCAAGAGGGAGCGCTTCGGCTCGCTGACAAAGTCGCCATGCTCGGTCCACGTGTAGTGGCGATGGCAGGGATTACTGCCTACCGTGTCGGCTTCGGACGTCCCAAGGCACAACTCGGACGCCAACCGGAGACAATCGGCGGGGCCGAACTGTGGGCGGTGCCGAACCCCAGCGGGCTGAACGCCCACCAGACCGTGGCCACGCTCGCCGCCGCCTACCGCGAGCCGGCGCTGGCTGCCGGCCTGGTACCGGCCGGGAACGTGGACCGGTGA
- a CDS encoding DUF402 domain-containing protein: MSAPDPAAPGAAAASRGPDRIEPGELVVMRNRKWNGEPHWVVPGDYLGADRFGHWISQPTGSFVAKPAVAFYAASDALVMVPHDGHHVVTFFDELHPKNVEVYVDIVADIRWQQLAAGSGYEVTLIDMDLDVIRTFDERGTWIDDEDEFAEHRVVMNYPDWAISATQAECNRIYSAVRDRIPPFDGTADDWFRKARP, translated from the coding sequence GTGAGCGCGCCGGACCCCGCTGCGCCGGGCGCTGCCGCCGCGTCCCGAGGCCCGGACCGTATCGAACCAGGCGAGTTGGTCGTGATGCGGAATAGGAAGTGGAACGGCGAACCCCACTGGGTGGTGCCGGGCGACTATCTCGGCGCGGACCGCTTCGGGCACTGGATCTCCCAGCCTACCGGCTCCTTCGTGGCAAAACCTGCCGTTGCCTTTTACGCTGCCTCCGACGCGTTGGTGATGGTTCCGCACGACGGGCACCATGTGGTGACATTCTTCGACGAGCTGCACCCGAAAAACGTGGAGGTCTACGTCGATATCGTCGCGGACATCCGGTGGCAGCAACTCGCTGCCGGCAGTGGGTATGAGGTCACGCTGATCGACATGGATCTGGACGTCATCCGTACCTTCGACGAGCGCGGGACCTGGATCGACGACGAAGACGAGTTCGCGGAACACCGGGTCGTCATGAATTACCCCGACTGGGCCATCTCCGCGACCCAGGCGGAATGCAACAGAATCTATTCGGCGGTTAGAGACCGCATACCGCCCTTTGACGGCACTGCCGACGACTGGTTTAGAAAGGCCCGCCCATGA
- the dxs gene encoding 1-deoxy-D-xylulose-5-phosphate synthase yields MGLLETIRNPQDLSKLSTRQLESLAGEIRQFLITNVAQTGGHLGPNLGVVELTLGIHRVFDSPRDSIVFDTGHQSYVHKLVTGRQDFSTLRQEGGLSGYPERSESVHDIVESSHASSSLSWADGISRARKLNGEGERYVVAMVGDGALTGGMAWEAVNNIAADKDRRVVIVVNDNGRSYAPTIGGLADQLAALRSTIDKVRTHKAYEGTMDWWKDRLENGGVFSQLAYKSLHAAKKGIKDWWAPQGLFEDLGMKYIGPIDGHDMAAVEEALTQARKYGGPVIVHAMTEKGRGYAPARAHEADQFHAVGVIDPETGEPVDAGGVQSWTSVFANEIADIADEREDIVGITGAMLIPVGLHKFAANHPDRVIDVGIAEQHALTSAAGMAYGGLHPVVALYATFLNRAFDQLLMDVALHKAGVTVVLDRAGVTGPDGPSHHGMWDMAMLQIVPGLHLAAPRDASRLKEELREAVAVDDAPTVIRFSKGSVGSEVEAIERLKDGVDVLARRPSGSTENDVLIVSIGAMSELALEVSNRLGAQGISSTVVDPRWVLPVARSIIAMAAQHRIVIVIEDGVRAGGVGSRIRQEMRAEGVDTALNEVGLPVEFLSHGTRSQVMERVGLTARQVTHDVVAQVLGTKVPFARPLPGQEMPTGQIPKIQ; encoded by the coding sequence ATGGGTCTACTGGAGACAATCCGTAATCCGCAGGACCTCAGCAAACTCAGCACGAGGCAGCTGGAAAGCCTCGCTGGGGAAATCCGCCAGTTCCTTATCACGAACGTGGCTCAGACCGGCGGGCATCTCGGGCCCAACCTGGGGGTTGTCGAACTGACCCTGGGAATCCACCGGGTGTTCGATTCGCCGCGGGACAGCATCGTCTTCGATACCGGCCACCAGTCCTACGTGCACAAGCTGGTCACCGGCCGGCAGGACTTCTCTACGCTGCGCCAGGAGGGCGGCCTGTCCGGCTACCCGGAGCGTTCCGAATCCGTGCATGACATCGTTGAGTCGTCCCACGCGTCGTCGTCGTTGTCCTGGGCAGACGGGATCTCCCGCGCCCGGAAGCTGAACGGCGAAGGTGAGCGATACGTCGTCGCCATGGTCGGCGACGGCGCCCTGACCGGCGGCATGGCTTGGGAGGCCGTGAACAATATCGCGGCTGACAAGGACCGCCGCGTAGTGATCGTCGTCAATGATAATGGCCGCTCCTACGCGCCCACGATCGGCGGGCTGGCAGACCAGCTGGCCGCACTGCGTTCCACCATCGACAAGGTCCGCACGCACAAGGCCTACGAAGGCACCATGGACTGGTGGAAGGACCGGTTGGAGAACGGCGGCGTGTTCTCCCAGCTGGCTTACAAGAGCCTGCACGCCGCGAAGAAGGGCATCAAGGACTGGTGGGCGCCGCAAGGACTTTTCGAGGACCTCGGCATGAAGTACATCGGACCGATCGACGGCCATGACATGGCTGCGGTCGAAGAGGCGCTGACGCAGGCCCGCAAGTACGGCGGCCCGGTCATTGTCCACGCGATGACCGAGAAGGGCCGCGGCTACGCCCCGGCACGGGCCCATGAAGCCGACCAGTTCCACGCCGTCGGCGTTATCGATCCGGAGACCGGCGAGCCGGTTGACGCCGGGGGAGTGCAGTCCTGGACCTCCGTCTTCGCCAACGAAATCGCCGATATCGCCGATGAGCGCGAGGACATCGTCGGCATAACCGGCGCCATGCTGATCCCGGTGGGCCTGCACAAGTTTGCCGCGAACCATCCGGACCGGGTGATCGACGTCGGCATCGCCGAACAGCACGCACTCACGAGTGCCGCGGGCATGGCCTACGGCGGGCTGCATCCGGTGGTTGCGCTCTATGCAACCTTCCTGAACCGGGCGTTCGACCAGCTGCTGATGGACGTTGCCCTGCACAAGGCCGGCGTCACTGTAGTCCTCGACCGGGCCGGCGTGACCGGCCCGGACGGCCCGAGCCATCACGGTATGTGGGACATGGCCATGCTGCAGATCGTGCCCGGGCTGCATCTGGCGGCGCCGCGCGATGCCTCGCGGTTGAAGGAAGAGCTGCGGGAGGCGGTCGCCGTCGATGACGCGCCCACCGTCATCCGCTTTTCCAAAGGCTCGGTCGGCTCGGAGGTCGAAGCCATCGAGCGGCTCAAGGACGGCGTCGACGTCCTCGCCCGCCGCCCGTCCGGCTCCACCGAAAACGATGTGCTCATCGTCAGCATCGGCGCCATGAGCGAACTCGCACTGGAAGTCTCAAACCGGCTCGGCGCCCAAGGCATCAGCTCTACCGTGGTGGATCCGCGCTGGGTGCTGCCCGTGGCCCGGTCCATCATTGCGATGGCAGCGCAGCACCGCATCGTGATTGTGATCGAAGACGGCGTCCGTGCCGGCGGGGTTGGGTCCCGGATCCGGCAGGAAATGCGGGCCGAGGGCGTGGACACCGCGCTGAACGAGGTAGGCCTGCCGGTGGAGTTCCTGTCCCACGGAACCCGGTCCCAGGTGATGGAACGCGTCGGTCTGACCGCGCGCCAGGTTACCCACGATGTCGTCGCCCAGGTACTCGGAACCAAAGTGCCTTTCGCGCGGCCGTTGCCCGGCCAGGAAATGCCAACGGGCCAGATTCCCAAGATCCAGTGA
- a CDS encoding ABC transporter ATP-binding protein, with protein sequence MELEILDYRYPGHEIPALSGVRLSVAPASLTLVAGGSGSGKSTLAGIMAGYLPGRTGGQLTGSIRLAGQTLKYDGGAQPDVVDLRQWVRHVAHVPQNARSYLSMVRSTVEEELAFGLENAGVPRAEMAARIQSIAGQFDLSPLLQRDPARLSGGQERLVAIAAAAVTDAGLLVLDEPLAGLDEPAADRVTAAVRSLRDAGTAVVILTSVLDTQFSDGGQALLLEDGQSVAEGMSAVRERAEAAGAVVPGVSTTVTSVVVPTGGRPAEQGSTGSAVLRYRNVEFSYPDPECSQRRAKLFRRRRDVPGGAERGHKGGLLDGVSFAVHPGECVALTGPNGTGKTTLLKMALGLMVPDKGTVLVAGRDTAEASVGQLAKTAGLLFQNPADQLFERSVYHEAAFGPPGSRPNPEAVRQALEACGLAGLEDEHPYELSVSRRRLVALATVLARRPALLVLDEPTVSLDGHGRKLLGGILAAATAGGGAVLLSTHDKEFARAHCHRVVQLGRQHALEQEAATMEGISAPDGTSFC encoded by the coding sequence ATGGAGCTGGAGATCCTGGACTACCGGTATCCGGGCCACGAGATACCTGCGCTCTCCGGAGTGCGGCTGTCGGTGGCACCCGCCTCCCTGACCCTGGTCGCCGGTGGTTCCGGCAGCGGCAAGAGCACACTGGCCGGGATCATGGCAGGGTATCTGCCCGGCCGCACCGGCGGGCAGCTGACCGGGTCCATCCGCCTCGCAGGCCAAACCCTCAAGTACGACGGCGGCGCGCAGCCTGACGTCGTGGACCTGCGGCAGTGGGTACGGCATGTAGCGCACGTACCCCAGAACGCCCGCTCCTACCTGTCCATGGTGCGTTCCACTGTGGAGGAGGAGTTGGCCTTCGGCCTGGAGAATGCGGGTGTGCCCAGAGCTGAGATGGCGGCACGGATCCAGTCCATTGCGGGGCAGTTCGACCTAAGCCCGTTGTTGCAGCGTGATCCCGCCCGGCTGTCCGGCGGGCAGGAGCGGCTGGTGGCCATTGCCGCAGCGGCCGTTACCGATGCCGGCCTACTGGTGTTGGATGAACCGCTTGCCGGGTTGGATGAGCCTGCCGCGGACCGGGTGACAGCCGCGGTGAGGTCGCTGCGGGACGCTGGCACCGCCGTCGTTATCCTGACCTCTGTCCTGGACACGCAGTTTTCTGATGGCGGACAGGCACTGCTGCTGGAGGACGGCCAGAGCGTGGCCGAAGGCATGTCTGCGGTCCGGGAGCGTGCGGAAGCGGCCGGCGCGGTGGTTCCCGGTGTTTCGACGACGGTCACGTCCGTGGTAGTTCCGACGGGAGGCAGGCCGGCGGAGCAGGGAAGCACAGGCAGCGCCGTCCTGCGCTACCGGAACGTCGAATTCAGCTACCCCGATCCGGAGTGCAGCCAGCGGCGGGCAAAGCTGTTCCGCCGCCGTCGGGATGTTCCCGGCGGAGCAGAGCGGGGGCACAAGGGAGGGTTGCTGGACGGCGTCAGCTTTGCGGTGCATCCGGGGGAGTGCGTTGCCCTGACCGGGCCGAACGGTACCGGCAAGACGACGCTGCTGAAGATGGCCTTGGGGCTGATGGTCCCTGATAAGGGAACTGTTTTGGTGGCTGGCCGGGACACGGCGGAAGCATCGGTGGGGCAGCTCGCGAAGACAGCTGGGTTGCTGTTCCAGAACCCGGCGGACCAGCTGTTCGAGCGGTCCGTCTATCATGAAGCCGCTTTTGGCCCACCGGGTTCGCGGCCGAATCCGGAAGCCGTCCGGCAGGCGCTGGAAGCCTGCGGCCTGGCCGGACTTGAGGACGAGCACCCGTACGAGCTGTCGGTGTCCCGGCGGCGGCTGGTCGCCTTAGCGACGGTGCTGGCCCGCCGGCCCGCCCTGCTGGTGCTGGACGAGCCGACGGTTTCCCTGGACGGGCACGGCCGGAAACTGCTGGGCGGGATCCTGGCGGCGGCGACGGCCGGCGGGGGAGCCGTCCTGCTGTCCACGCACGACAAGGAGTTCGCACGCGCGCATTGCCACCGGGTAGTGCAGCTGGGGCGGCAGCACGCGCTTGAGCAAGAAGCTGCCACCATGGAGGGCATCAGCGCTCCGGATGGAACTTCCTTCTGTTGA